The bacterium genomic interval CTCAATTGTTAATATTGATTTATGAAATTATTGATAACCTTGAAAACGTAACAGATTTTATAAAAAAAGCAGGTGATATAGTTAGATTGCTTGCTATAAAAGCAAAATAAAAAGATAAAAGACTTAACCAAAACTTGCGTTTTTTTTGACTAAACAATAAAAAAATATTAGAATAAAAGCATCTTATAACAGATTAAAATAGAAAATTTACGTAATTAGGAGAAAGCAATGGAAGTAAAAAAGGACCTGCTTTATACAAAAGAGCACGAATGGGTAAAAATTGAAGGTAATACTGCAACCGTTGGTATAACAAATTACGCTCAAGATACTCTTGGAGATATAACCTTTGTAGAATTTATTTCACCAGGAGAAGAGGTTGCACAGTTTGCAAAAATAGGTACCGTTGAATCGGTCAAGGCAGCTTCTGATATCTATTCTCCTATTTCAGGTAAAGCAACTTCTATTAATGCTCAGGTGGTAGATGCTCCTGAAATTATAAACAATTCTCCTTACGAGGAGGGATGGCTTGTAAGAATAGAAGTTAAAGACGCTGAATCTGAAATCAAAAATCTTATGAACCCACAAGAGTACGAAGAGTATATTAAGAGCCTTTAATATAGTTAAAGCATTTATATAAAAGGATTGGTATAAAATGAGTTTTACGCCCCACACAAACGAAGAATTAAAAAAAATGTTATCAGAGATTGGAGTTAATTCCATTGAAGAACTTTTCTCTGATATACCAGAAAATTTGAAACCTACTTCTTTTGATATCCCAGAAGGAAAATCTGAATTTGAAGTGTTAAGACATTTACAAAAACTCGCAGATAGAAACTCTGTATCGCTTGTAAATTTTATAGGCGCTGGGTTTTATAGCCACTACATACCAGCAGCTGTTGATTCACTGAGTTCTCTGCCTGAGTTTTATACTGCTTACACACCTTACCAACCAGAGGCTTCCCAAGGCTGGTTACAGGCAATATATGAGTATCAGAGTTCTATATGTAATTTAACAGATATGGACGTTGCCAACGCTTCTTTGTACGATGGCGGAACAGCTCTTTATGAAGCTTGTATGACTGCTGTTAGAACCAACGGTAGAAAGAAAATTCTTGTTGATGCTGGCGTAAACATAATATATTGGACTATGTTAAAATGTTATACGTCCAACCTATCTCTTGATATGGTAAAAATACCTGTAAAGAACCTGCGGGTCGATAGAGAGAATATTTTCAAACACCTCGATAATGAAACCTCAGCCATAGTGCTACAAAACCCTAACTTTTTTGGTTGTATTGACGATTTTTCTGATATAGTTGAAGAGGCACATAAAAAAGGTATTCTTGTTATTTTGTCTGTATACCCTATCTCGTTAGGTGTTTTGAAAACGCCAGGCGAAATGGGTGCTGACATAACTGTTGGCGAAGGACAAAGTTTGGGTATACCTCTCTCTTTTGGTGGTCCTTACTTAGGTTTTATGGCAACAAAAAAAGAATTGGTAAGAAAAATTCCGGGAAGAATTATAGGTAAAACTGTTGATAAAAAAGGTAGAGATAGTTTTGTTATGACCCTCCAAGCAAGAGAACAACATATAAGGAGAGAAAAAGCTACTTCTAATATATGCTCAAACGAAGCTCTCTGTGCTCTTAGAGCTGTTATATATCTATCTCTCATTGGTAAAAAAGGTATTAAAGAGTTATCACTAATAAATCTTGATAAAGCAGCTTTTACAAGGGACCTGCTTGAAAAAATACCAGGAGTTATAAAAGTAGGTGAACCGCCTTTCTTTAATGAATTTACGGTGCTGTTATCTCAAAATGCAGACGAGGTTGTGCACAAAATGATTGATAAAGGGTATATACCTGGACTTCCTCTCGGCAGATTTTATAAAGGTATGGATAACCATCTACTTGTTGCTGTAACAGAGCAAAGAACAAAAGAAGAGATTGTAAAATTTGCAGAAAGTTTGGAGGCAGTATTATGCGATTAATATTTGAAAAAAGTCAACCTGGTAGAGAAGGATTTAAGGTACAAAAAAAAGATGTTCCTGCAACTGCGAAACTACCTGATAACCTAAAACGGAAGAGTGAGATAAATCTGCCCGAAGTATCAGAACTTGATGTAGTAAGACATTTTTCAAGGTTGGCTAATATGAATTTTTGTGTAGATACAAATTTTTATCCTCTCGGCTCCTGCACAATGAAGTATAACCCTAAATTTACAGAAAAAGCCGTAAAATTTAAAGGGTTTGAAGAAGCACACCCACTACTTCCACAATTGATGGGTGGAGGAATCCTTGCTCAAGGGTGCCTTGAACTACTTTACCGAATGGAGAAACTTTTAAACGAAATAACAGGTATGGACGCTTTCACTATGCAACCTCTTGCTGGAGCGCATGGAGAATTAACAGGCGTAATGATTACAGCTGCTTACCATAAGAGTAAAAACAATCATAAAAAATATATACTTGTGCCAGATTCTTCACACGGAACAAACCCTGCAAGTGCAGCTATTGCCGGTTACGATGTTATTGTTATACCGTCTGATAAAAATGGTGTAATGGATATAAGCGAATATAAAAAACAATTAAACGATGAAGTCGCAGGGGTTATGCTCACCTGCCCTAATACACTTGGAATTTTTAATACTAATATAAAAGAGATTTGTGACCTTGCGCACGAAGTCGATGCTCTAATGTATTATGATGGTGCAAACTTAAACGCTATTATGGGGAAACTAAAACCAGGAGATGCTGGTTTTGATATAGTCCATTTAAACCTTCATAAAACATTTGCAACACCACACGGTGGAGGCGGACCGGGAGCAGGACCAGTAGGAGTAAAAGAACACCTTGCAAAGTTTTTGCCTATATCAAAAGTAGTTAAACGAGCAGATGGGACCTTTTGTCTTGACTACAACTATCCTGAGTCTATAGGTTATATAGCGCCTTTCTACGGAAATTTTGGAGTAATAGTAAAAGCGTACGCATATATACTTATGCTGGGGAAAGCAGGGCTTATAGATGCTTCAGAGAAAGCAGTTTTGAACGCCAATTATGTTATGACTAAACTTAAAGACCATTTTCTACTACCTTATGACAGAATATGTATGCACGAATGTGTTTTTTCTGCCTCAAAACAGAAAGAAAAAGGTGTTAGCGCTCTGGATATAGCAAAATTTCTTATAAATAAAAATATTCATCCACCAACCACATACTTTCCTTTAATAGTTAAAGAGGCTATTATGATAGAACCTACCGAAACAGAAAATAGAGAGACCCTCGATAACTTTATTCAAGTAATGAAGGAAGCAGCAGAACTGGTAGAAAAGAGTCCTGAAATCTTTAAAGATATGCCCAACAACGCCCCTGTCCAAAAACCAGATGAAGTAAAGGCTGCCAAAGACCTTAATTTAAGATGGACCCCCTAACAATGAAAAGATGGCGCTTTATCTATTCAGGAAGCAAGCCCCCTGCTCTAAATATGGCTATAGACGAAGCCCTACTTGAAATGCATATATATTCTTGCGTTCCTATATTTAGGATCTACGGATGGCAACCCCACGGATTTAGTCTTGGGTATTCGCAAAACCCTGCTTCTGTTCTTTATGTTGACAGATGTGAAAAAGATGGCATTCCCTTTGTAAAACGAGTTACAGGAGGCGGGATAATCTTCCACGGTGATGAAGTAACATATTCTATTGCCTGTTCAGAAGAAGATATCGGACCGGTAAATTCAGTTAAAGACGCATACAAACTCTTATGTGAGTTTATACTGGAAACATACAGAAGGTTTGGGCTTAACCCTTATTTTGCGATTGAAAACCCTAATAGAGAGAAGGTTAAATCTACATTCTGTTTTTCCTCTTTTGAAGATTACGACATACTTATCGGAGGGAAGAAG includes:
- the gcvPB gene encoding aminomethyl-transferring glycine dehydrogenase subunit GcvPB, translating into MRLIFEKSQPGREGFKVQKKDVPATAKLPDNLKRKSEINLPEVSELDVVRHFSRLANMNFCVDTNFYPLGSCTMKYNPKFTEKAVKFKGFEEAHPLLPQLMGGGILAQGCLELLYRMEKLLNEITGMDAFTMQPLAGAHGELTGVMITAAYHKSKNNHKKYILVPDSSHGTNPASAAIAGYDVIVIPSDKNGVMDISEYKKQLNDEVAGVMLTCPNTLGIFNTNIKEICDLAHEVDALMYYDGANLNAIMGKLKPGDAGFDIVHLNLHKTFATPHGGGGPGAGPVGVKEHLAKFLPISKVVKRADGTFCLDYNYPESIGYIAPFYGNFGVIVKAYAYILMLGKAGLIDASEKAVLNANYVMTKLKDHFLLPYDRICMHECVFSASKQKEKGVSALDIAKFLINKNIHPPTTYFPLIVKEAIMIEPTETENRETLDNFIQVMKEAAELVEKSPEIFKDMPNNAPVQKPDEVKAAKDLNLRWTP
- the gcvH gene encoding glycine cleavage system protein GcvH, yielding MEVKKDLLYTKEHEWVKIEGNTATVGITNYAQDTLGDITFVEFISPGEEVAQFAKIGTVESVKAASDIYSPISGKATSINAQVVDAPEIINNSPYEEGWLVRIEVKDAESEIKNLMNPQEYEEYIKSL
- a CDS encoding lipoate--protein ligase family protein, whose translation is MKRWRFIYSGSKPPALNMAIDEALLEMHIYSCVPIFRIYGWQPHGFSLGYSQNPASVLYVDRCEKDGIPFVKRVTGGGIIFHGDEVTYSIACSEEDIGPVNSVKDAYKLLCEFILETYRRFGLNPYFAIENPNREKVKSTFCFSSFEDYDILIGGKKIGGNAQRRKKKVIMQHGSIPITLDMPLVSKYVKEPLALAKTNSTSLREVLGREIPFEEFAGVMKESFVSVFKAVLEEKDFSEEENLLIKTHLEIVNRRE
- the gcvPA gene encoding aminomethyl-transferring glycine dehydrogenase subunit GcvPA — protein: MSFTPHTNEELKKMLSEIGVNSIEELFSDIPENLKPTSFDIPEGKSEFEVLRHLQKLADRNSVSLVNFIGAGFYSHYIPAAVDSLSSLPEFYTAYTPYQPEASQGWLQAIYEYQSSICNLTDMDVANASLYDGGTALYEACMTAVRTNGRKKILVDAGVNIIYWTMLKCYTSNLSLDMVKIPVKNLRVDRENIFKHLDNETSAIVLQNPNFFGCIDDFSDIVEEAHKKGILVILSVYPISLGVLKTPGEMGADITVGEGQSLGIPLSFGGPYLGFMATKKELVRKIPGRIIGKTVDKKGRDSFVMTLQAREQHIRREKATSNICSNEALCALRAVIYLSLIGKKGIKELSLINLDKAAFTRDLLEKIPGVIKVGEPPFFNEFTVLLSQNADEVVHKMIDKGYIPGLPLGRFYKGMDNHLLVAVTEQRTKEEIVKFAESLEAVLCD